The following DNA comes from Rhodanobacter sp. AS-Z3.
AACCTCGCCGGTCCCGGTGACAGCGCCGACTATATTGTCAGCGGACATTGGAGTGCCAAGGCCGTCAGCGAAGCGGGCCCTTACCTGCACGTCAACGTGGCAGCCAGCAGTGTTGCAGACGATTACCTGATGCTGCCGGCGCGCGACAACTGGCAGCTCGATCCGAACGCGGCCTACGTGCACTACACGCCGAACGAGACGATTCATGGCGTCGAGTTTCACGAGGTACCCGAGGTCGGTGCGGTGCCGCTGGTGGCCGACCTGTCCTCGAATATCCTGTCCGAGCCGCTCGACGTGAACCGGTTTGGACTGATCTACGCAGGCGCGCAGAAGAACATCGGCCCGTCGGGGTTGGTGGTCATGATCATCCGTCGCGACCTGTTGCAGCGTGCCGGTCGGCCGATGGCGAAGATTTTTCGCTACGCCGAGCACGCTGCCGCCGGCTCCATGCTCAATACCCCGAACACCTGGGGCTGGTATCTGTCCGGGCTGACCTTCCAATGGCTATTGGGGCAGGGTGGCCTGGAGGCGATGGCCAAACTCAATCATGCAAAGGCCGATGCGCTGTATCAGGCCATCGATGGTTCGGGCGGCTATTACCGCAATCCCATCGATCTGGCAGCACGTTCGCGCATGAACGTGCGCTTTGAACTGCATGATACGGCACTGGATGCGGCCTTCCTGCAGGAGACCGAGGCGGCTGGCTTGCTTGCGCTGAAAGGTCACAAGGCGCTGGGTGGCATGCGCGCGTCGCTGTACAACGCAGTACCACTGGCTGCGGTCGAGGCGCTGGTCGAATTCATGCGTGACTTTGCGCGTCGGCACGGTTGACCGCGCAATAGTTGAAGTTTTCAGGCAGGATGCAGGCTTACCTTTTGGACGTCCATCAAAACGGACGTCCATCCATCCAGGCAATCATCGCATGACCGATTCAAGCGCTATCGATCCCCAGACCCCGTTGAGCGAGATGCGCGAGCGCATCGACAGCATTGACCGGCAGATCCAGCAGCTTATTTCCGAGCGCGCCAATCACGCGCGCACCGTGGCCAAGGTCAAGGGTGAAGGGCTTTCGGCGATTGACTACTACCGCCCGGAGCGGGAAGCGCATGTCTTGCGCATGGTGGTGGATCGCAACCATGGTCCGTTGTCCGACACCGAAGTGGTGCGCCTGTTCCGCGAAATCATGTCCTCGTGCCTGGCGCAGGAAGACCCGCTGAAGATCGGATTCCTGGGGCCGGAAGGCACCTTCAGCGAGCAGGCCGTGCGCAAGCATTTCGGTCATGCCGCCTATGGCTTGCCGCTGGGCAGTATCGAAGAGGTTTTCCAGGAAGTGGCGGCTGGCCATGCTGACTTCGGCGTGGTGCCGGTGGAAAATTCCGGGCAGGGCATGATCCAGATGACGCTGGACATGTTCCTCACCTCCGAGGCCACCATCTGCGGTGAAATCGAGTTGCGCGTGCACCAGTGTCTGCATTCGCGCAGTGGCAAGCTGGAAGACGTGCGTCGCGTGTACGCGCATGCGCAGTCGTTGCAACAGTGCAAAA
Coding sequences within:
- the serC gene encoding 3-phosphoserine/phosphohydroxythreonine transaminase, whose translation is MNRVWNFSAGPAALPPAVLERAQRELLDWNGSGASVMEQSHRGKRFIAMAEQAEADLRALMDIPADYAVLFLQGGATQHFAQIPMNLAGPGDSADYIVSGHWSAKAVSEAGPYLHVNVAASSVADDYLMLPARDNWQLDPNAAYVHYTPNETIHGVEFHEVPEVGAVPLVADLSSNILSEPLDVNRFGLIYAGAQKNIGPSGLVVMIIRRDLLQRAGRPMAKIFRYAEHAAAGSMLNTPNTWGWYLSGLTFQWLLGQGGLEAMAKLNHAKADALYQAIDGSGGYYRNPIDLAARSRMNVRFELHDTALDAAFLQETEAAGLLALKGHKALGGMRASLYNAVPLAAVEALVEFMRDFARRHG
- the pheA gene encoding prephenate dehydratase, producing MTDSSAIDPQTPLSEMRERIDSIDRQIQQLISERANHARTVAKVKGEGLSAIDYYRPEREAHVLRMVVDRNHGPLSDTEVVRLFREIMSSCLAQEDPLKIGFLGPEGTFSEQAVRKHFGHAAYGLPLGSIEEVFQEVAAGHADFGVVPVENSGQGMIQMTLDMFLTSEATICGEIELRVHQCLHSRSGKLEDVRRVYAHAQSLQQCKTWLRINLPNVECVAVSSNAEAARLAVHADDVAAIAGETAGKVYRLKTVARGIEDRADNTTRFLVIGRSLFPPSGNDRTSLLITVNDKPGALYDVLSPFAKHGVSLNRIESRPAHTGKWQYAFFIDVSGHIDEGSLRAAVQDIGESTATVRVLGSYPVALP